In Cellulomonas sp. JZ18, the DNA window CCACGCTCGGCCTCGCGCTCACCCTCGCCGCGTGCAGCGGCGGCGGTTCGGCCGGCCCCGAGGCCACGACGTCGGCCACCGCCGGCGGTGGCGGCAGCAGCGACCTCGTCGTCTGGGTCGACGAGACCCGCCAGGCGGCCGTCGAGGAGGCCGCCTCGGCGTTCGAGGAGGAGAACGACGTCACGGTCGAGGTCGTCCTCAAGAACTTCGAGGACATCCGGACGGACTTCCTCGCCCAGGTGCCCACCGGCGAGGGGCCCGACATCACCGTCGGCGCGCACGACTGGCTGGGTGAGCTGACGCAGAACGGCGTCGTCGCGCCGATCGAGCTGGGCGACCGCACCGCCGACTTCGAGCAGGTCGCGGTCGAGGCGTTCACGCAGGACGGTCAGGTCTACGGCCTGCCGTACGCGATCGAGAACATCGCGCTCATCCGCAACACCGCGCTCGCGCCCGCCGCACCCGCCACGTGGGACGAGGCCGTCGCCGCGGGCCGCGCCGCCGGCACGCCGTACCCGGTCCTCATCCAGACCGGCACCGAGGGCGACCCGTACACGTACTACCCGCTGCAGACGTCGTTCGGTGCGCCCGTGTTCGCGCAGAACGAGGACGGCTCGTACTCGCCGGAGCTCGCGATGGGCGGCGCGCCCGGGCAGGCGTTCGCGCAGTGGCTGCAGGCGCAGGGCCAGGCCGGTGTCCTGAAGACCGACATCACGTACGACATCGCGGTCGAGGCGTTCAAGAACGGCGAGTCGCCCTTCATCATCGGCGGCCCGTGGATGCTCGAGCAGTTCGAGGGCCTGGACCTGTCGATCGACCCGATCCCGTCGGCCGGTGGCCAGCCCGCGCAGCCGTTCGTCGGCGTCCAGGGCTTCTACGTCTCCGCGCAGAGCGAGAACGCGCTGCTCGCCAACGACTTCCTCGTGAACTTCATCGCCACGGACGAGGCGCAGCTCGCGCTGTACGAGGCGGGCAACCGCCCGCCGGCCCTGACGTCGGCCGCCGAGACCGCGTCGGAGGACCCGGTCACCGCCGGCTTCGCCGCCGTCGGCGCCGAGGCCGTGCCGATGCCGTCGATCCCCGAGATGGGCTCCGTGTGGGCCTTCTGGGGCGTCACCGAGGCGAACATCCTCTCCGGTGCGGCCGAGCCGGTCGCCGCCTGGGACAAGATGATCGCCGACATCCAGGGCGCCATGGGCTCCTGACCTCGCACCACGGCAGCGCGCCGCACGGTCCCGCACCGTGCGGCGCGTCCGCCGCGGGCGCGCGCACCGCCTCCCCGGTGGCGCCGCCCGTCCCCGGGGCGTGAGGACGCGCCCGCCACTGCGTACGGAGGCCCGATGTCCACCCAGTCCACCCTCGACGACACCTCGACCGCCGCCGGCGACGGCGACGCGCCGGGCCGGCCGCGGCGGCGCCTGCGGTCACCGGGCGTCCCGCACGCGTCGGGCACGACCGGCGGCCTCGTCGCCAAGCTCGTGCTCATGGCGGTCGTCAACGCCTTCGGGGTGTTCGCGATCCTCGCGGCCTGGAACGAAGGGTCCTACGGGATCCTCGCGGCGATGGTCGCCCTGCTCGTCGCGGCCGACTGGGTCTACTTCTCCCGGCGCACCCTGCCGCTGAAGTACGTGCTGCCGGGGCTCGCCTTCCTGCTCGTCTTCCAGGTGTACGTGGTCGCGTACACCGGCTGGGTCGCCTTCACGAACTACGGCGACGGCCACAACTCGACCAAGGAGCACGCGATCGAGGCGCTGCTCGTGCAGAACGAGCGCCGCGTGGAGGGCTCCGCGACCTACCCGATCACGGTCCTCGAGCGCGACGGCGAGCTGGGCTTCGCGGTGGTCGACGAGGACGGTGACGTCCGGGTCGGCACGGCGGAGGAGCCGCTGGCGCCCGTCGACGGCGCGACGCTCGACGGCGACGCCGTGACCGCGGTGCCCGGTGCCGAGCTGCTCGACCGGCGCCAGGTGCTCGAGCGCCAGGACGAGGTCACCACCCTGCGCGTCCCGTTCTCGGACGACCCGGAGGACGGCTCGATCCGCACGCAGGACGCGCGCACCGGCTACGTGTCCACCTCGACGCTCGAGTACGACGCCGAGGCCGACACGATGACCGACGTCACGACCGGCACGGTGTACTCGCCGAGCGACGACGGCTGGTTCGTCTCCCCGGGCGGGGAGCGGCTCAACGTCGGCTGGCGGGTCGCGGTCGGGTTCGACAACTTCTCGACGGCGTTCGGCGACAGCCGGTACGCGGGCCCGTTCCTCAAGGTCCTCGCGTGGACGTTCGCGTTCGCGATCCTGTCGGTCGTCACGACGTTCCTGCTGGGGCTGTTCCTGGCGATCACGTTCAACGACACGCGCCTCGGCGGGCGCCGGATCTACCGGACCCTGCTGATCTTCCCGTACGCGATCCCCGGCTTCCTCGCGGCGCTGCTGTGGTCCGGGATGCTCAACCGGTCGTTCGGGTTCGTCAACCAGGTGCTGCTCGGCGGTGCGGACGTGCCGTGGCTCACCGACCCGTGGCTGGCCAAGCTGTCGGTCCTGCTGGTGAACCTGTGGCTGGGCTTCCCGTACATGTTCCTCATCTGCACGGGCGCCCTGCAGTCGCTGCCCGGTGACGTGATGGAGGCGGCGAAGGTCGACGGCGCGGGCCGCTGGCGCACGTGGCGCTCGGTGACGCTCCCGCTGCTGCTCGTCGCGACGACGCCGCTGCTCATCTCGTCGTTCGCCTTCAACTTCAACAACTTCACGCTCATCTACATGCTCACCAACGGCGGGCCGCGCTTCGCGGACGCGTCGGTGCCGCTGGGGCACACGGACATCCTCATCTCGATGGTGTACTCCGTGTCCGGCCTCGACGGCACGGCCGCCAAGAACTACGGCCTGGCCAGCGCCCTGTCGATCGTCATCTTCGCGATCGTCGCGACGATCTCGGCGATCACCTTCAAGCGCACGAAGCAGTTCGAGGAGATCAGCTGATGGCCACCACGTCCGCCGCACCGCGCGTCCGGCCGTCCGCCGCGCGCACCGGGCAGCCGCGCATGTCGCCGCGCCGGTGGTTCTCCGAGCTCGGCTGGCGCCACCTCGTCGGCGTCGTCGCCGTGGTCTTCGCGATGTTCCCCATCGTGTACGTCGTCTCGGCGGCGCTGTCCGAGGGCGGCACGCTGACCGGGTCCAACCGCCTCTTCGGGGAGGTGTCGGGCTCGAACTTCTCCGCGCTCGGCGACTCGCTGTTCTGGACGTGGCTCGGCAACACGCTGCAGATCGCGATCGCCACCGGCGTCGGCACGGTGCTCATGGGTGCCGCCGCGGCGTACGCGTTCTCGCGGTTCCGCTTCCGCGGCCGCCGGGCCGGCCTGACGGCCCTGCTCGTGATCCAGATGTTCCCGCAGATGCTCGCGTTCGTCGCGATCTTCCTGCTGCTCATCGGCCTCGGCAACGTCATGCCCGTGCTCGGCCTGAACAGCAAGCTCGCGCTCATCGCCGTGTACCTCGGCGGCGCGCTGGGCGTGAACACGTTCCTCATGTACGGGTTCTTCAACACCGTCCCGCGCGAGCTCGACGAGGCGGCGAAGCTCGACGGCGCCACGCACGCGCAGATCTACTGGACGATCATCCTGCGGCTCGTCACGCCGATCCTCGCGGTCGTCGCGCTGCTGTCGTTCATCAGCACGTTCGGCGAGTTCATCATCGCCCGCCTGGTGCTGCAGTCGGAGCGCAACTGGACCGTCGCGGTCGGCCTGTACGGCTGGGTGTCGTCGCTGCTCGAGGCGAACTGGGGCCTGTTCGCCGCCGGTGCGGTCATCTCCGCGCTGCCGGTGCTGCTGCTCTTCCTGTTCCTGCAGAAGTACATCGTCGGCGGCCTGACGGCCGGCTCGGTCAAGGGATGAGCGCGTCGCACCACGGGGCGCAGCCGGTCCCGCACCTGCTCGACGACGCCCACCACGACGGGTCCGAGCTGTACGTGCCGGCGGGCACGCCGTCCCTCGGGGACGACGTGCCGGTCCGGGTCCGGGTGCCGGAGGGCGCGCCGGAGCGGGCGGTCTGGGTACGGGTCGTGCGGGACGGCGAGCCGACGATGGTCCCGGCGCGGATCGACCGGACGGCGGACGGGGAGCGCTGGTACGTCGCCGACGTCCGCGTGCACAACCCGGTCACCGGGTACCGCGTGCTCCTCGACGAGCCCGGCGGGTACCGCTGGCTGAACGGTCGCGGCACGTGGCGGCGCGACGTCACCGACGCGGCCGACTTCCGCCTCTCGGTGCACGACGAGGCACCGGCGTGGATGCACGACGCGGTCGTCTACCAGGTGTTCCCGGACCGGTTCGCCCGCTCGTCCGGCGGCGTCGGCGCGCCCGACGACGTCCCGGGCTGGGCCACGCCGATGGCGTGGACCGACGAGCCCGTGGCGACCGGCGACACCGGCCGCCAGCTCGCCGGCGGCGACCTGCGCGGCATCGAGCAGCGGCTCGACCACCTGCAGCGCCTCGGCGTCGACACGCTGTACCTGACGCCCGTCTTCCCGGCGCGCTCCAACCACCGCTACGACGCGACGAGCTTCGACCGGGTCGACCCGATCCTCGGCGGCGACGACGCGCTCGCGTCCCTGTCCGCGGCGCTGCACGCGCGCGGCATGCGCATCGTCGGCGACCTCACGACGAACCACACGGGGGACGGCCACGAGTGGTTCGCGCGGGCCCGCGCCGACCGGTCGAGCGAGGAGGCCCGCTTCTACTACTGGACGGACGAGGAGCCCGGGTACGTCGGGTGGCTCGGGCACGCGTCCCTGCCGAAGCTGAACTACGGCGCGCCCGGGCTCGCGCAGCGGCTCGTCGACGGCCCCGACTCCGTCGTCGCCCGGTGGCTGCGGCCCCCGTTCGCGCTGGACGGCTGGCGCATCGACGTCGCGAACATGACCGGCCGGTACGCCGCCGACGACTACACGCACGACGTCGCGCGGATGGCGCGCACGACGATGCGGGCCGAGAACCCTGACGCCGTGCTCGTCTCCGAGCACTTCCACGACGCGGGCGGCGACATGTCGGTCGGCGGCTGGCACGCGAACATGAACTACTCCGCGTTCAGCCGCCCGCTGTGGACGTGGCTCGGCGACCCGTCCTCCGGGCTGACGACCCTCGGCCTCGGCGTGCCGCTGCCGCGGCGCGGGGGAGCGGCCACGGTCGCCACCATGCGCGAGTTCGACGCGGCGGTCCCGTGGGCGGTGACGGCGCACCAGTGGAACATGCTCGGGTCGCACGACACCGCGCGGATCCGCACGGTCGTGGGGTCCGCCGAGCTGCAGGAGGTCGCGGCCGGGGTCCTGTTCACCTACCCGGGGACGCCGGTGGTCTTCGCGGGCGACGAGGGCGGAGTCACCGGCACGACCGGCGAGCACGCGCGCGTGCCCATGCCGTGGCAGGACGTGGACGCCGGCGGCGGTCCGCGCTGGGACGCCGCGACGTTCGACCTGTACCGGCGCCTCATCGCGCTGCGCCGCTCCTCGCGGGCGCTGCGCGAGGGCGGGCTGCGGTGGGCGTTCGCGGACGACGACGCGGTCGGCTACCTGCGCGAGACGCACGACGAGCGCGTGCTCGTCGTCGCC includes these proteins:
- a CDS encoding extracellular solute-binding protein, which codes for MRRSIPAVAATLGLALTLAACSGGGSAGPEATTSATAGGGGSSDLVVWVDETRQAAVEEAASAFEEENDVTVEVVLKNFEDIRTDFLAQVPTGEGPDITVGAHDWLGELTQNGVVAPIELGDRTADFEQVAVEAFTQDGQVYGLPYAIENIALIRNTALAPAAPATWDEAVAAGRAAGTPYPVLIQTGTEGDPYTYYPLQTSFGAPVFAQNEDGSYSPELAMGGAPGQAFAQWLQAQGQAGVLKTDITYDIAVEAFKNGESPFIIGGPWMLEQFEGLDLSIDPIPSAGGQPAQPFVGVQGFYVSAQSENALLANDFLVNFIATDEAQLALYEAGNRPPALTSAAETASEDPVTAGFAAVGAEAVPMPSIPEMGSVWAFWGVTEANILSGAAEPVAAWDKMIADIQGAMGS
- a CDS encoding ABC transporter permease subunit codes for the protein MSTQSTLDDTSTAAGDGDAPGRPRRRLRSPGVPHASGTTGGLVAKLVLMAVVNAFGVFAILAAWNEGSYGILAAMVALLVAADWVYFSRRTLPLKYVLPGLAFLLVFQVYVVAYTGWVAFTNYGDGHNSTKEHAIEALLVQNERRVEGSATYPITVLERDGELGFAVVDEDGDVRVGTAEEPLAPVDGATLDGDAVTAVPGAELLDRRQVLERQDEVTTLRVPFSDDPEDGSIRTQDARTGYVSTSTLEYDAEADTMTDVTTGTVYSPSDDGWFVSPGGERLNVGWRVAVGFDNFSTAFGDSRYAGPFLKVLAWTFAFAILSVVTTFLLGLFLAITFNDTRLGGRRIYRTLLIFPYAIPGFLAALLWSGMLNRSFGFVNQVLLGGADVPWLTDPWLAKLSVLLVNLWLGFPYMFLICTGALQSLPGDVMEAAKVDGAGRWRTWRSVTLPLLLVATTPLLISSFAFNFNNFTLIYMLTNGGPRFADASVPLGHTDILISMVYSVSGLDGTAAKNYGLASALSIVIFAIVATISAITFKRTKQFEEIS
- a CDS encoding sugar ABC transporter permease; amino-acid sequence: MATTSAAPRVRPSAARTGQPRMSPRRWFSELGWRHLVGVVAVVFAMFPIVYVVSAALSEGGTLTGSNRLFGEVSGSNFSALGDSLFWTWLGNTLQIAIATGVGTVLMGAAAAYAFSRFRFRGRRAGLTALLVIQMFPQMLAFVAIFLLLIGLGNVMPVLGLNSKLALIAVYLGGALGVNTFLMYGFFNTVPRELDEAAKLDGATHAQIYWTIILRLVTPILAVVALLSFISTFGEFIIARLVLQSERNWTVAVGLYGWVSSLLEANWGLFAAGAVISALPVLLLFLFLQKYIVGGLTAGSVKG
- a CDS encoding glycoside hydrolase family 13 protein: MSASHHGAQPVPHLLDDAHHDGSELYVPAGTPSLGDDVPVRVRVPEGAPERAVWVRVVRDGEPTMVPARIDRTADGERWYVADVRVHNPVTGYRVLLDEPGGYRWLNGRGTWRRDVTDAADFRLSVHDEAPAWMHDAVVYQVFPDRFARSSGGVGAPDDVPGWATPMAWTDEPVATGDTGRQLAGGDLRGIEQRLDHLQRLGVDTLYLTPVFPARSNHRYDATSFDRVDPILGGDDALASLSAALHARGMRIVGDLTTNHTGDGHEWFARARADRSSEEARFYYWTDEEPGYVGWLGHASLPKLNYGAPGLAQRLVDGPDSVVARWLRPPFALDGWRIDVANMTGRYAADDYTHDVARMARTTMRAENPDAVLVSEHFHDAGGDMSVGGWHANMNYSAFSRPLWTWLGDPSSGLTTLGLGVPLPRRGGAATVATMREFDAAVPWAVTAHQWNMLGSHDTARIRTVVGSAELQEVAAGVLFTYPGTPVVFAGDEGGVTGTTGEHARVPMPWQDVDAGGGPRWDAATFDLYRRLIALRRSSRALREGGLRWAFADDDAVGYLRETHDERVLVVAARAPWAGTVLPGRLLAPGARPEVLHGSGTIDLRPDGLHVPGDGPGVHVWRLA